The DNA window CCCTCATCGTTTGCCCCATCATTTGCCCCATCGCTCGTCCCATTCCCTGcgtccttcctcttcctctccctctcccctctcctcctcttcctcctccctccatgCAGTCACCTCCACCAAACCACGCAGGAAACTTCATCAGGGACTCcagaacactttaaaaaaaaaaaaaaaaaaaaaaaaaaaaaaaaggagcacctCCCCTGCTTGCCTGAGCACCTTTGTTCCGTGCTTTCTTCCCCTCCACTAGGACGCAAAGCTGCCAGCCCGGAGGTCGGGACTCTTGCGGTGAGGAGGCTCCCCAAAAACCTCTCCCGATTTACTCCCGCGACCCTTTTCCCCCTCGGGGCAGGGCAACGGAGGGGCAGGAGGTGCCGGCCGGGggcggggagcagggagggacgGGGGGAGGATAAAAACCTCTCGGGGAGCACCAGCGCCGCCTCCCCGGGCGCTCCCGGAGCCCGCAGCCGGTCCCCAGTGGCCCTGAGCTCGGTAAGGAGCCGGagggggctgccccagccccagcccctggggggtCCCTTCCTTCGGGGGTCCCTTCCCTGGAGGGTTCCAGCCGTGCccgagcagggcagggagctgtgggATGTTTTGGGGCTGTGGGGATTTGTTCCCATTGGTGTTAGGGCTGTGGAAAGGAGGAAGGGTGTGCAGGAGAGTGGTGCTAAAGAGGGTCCAGCTCTGTTCTGCAGGGTGCTGTGCTCATGGCAAGGGTGCGAAGCATATCTGGGacttttttggttgtttgcatgtggcttttttttttccccttttctttttttttccttccttcctgttttttttccacatgagTAAGCAGGGCCAGGTGATCACCCCTCGGTGACGGAGCTGCTGTGCTCACAACTTGCTCTCTCTGCCTTCAGCAGGATGGTGTCCATCGTTCTCGAGGTGGCGTGCAGCCTGCTGGCCTGGCTGTCCCTGTATGCCGCCTGCTGCCACTGGCACAGGCACCGCTCCCATGAGTGGAGCTGCCGCTTGGTCACCCTGCTGCACGGCGTGGCTGTCACCTGCCTCTCGGGCTATGTGGCTCTCCTGGATGGCCCCTGGCCTCTAACCCATGCAGGTATGTTTGGAGTTTTACCCTGACACACGTCCTTGTCATCTGCTGGCGACACGACCCCCCTGGTTCTGTACACGACTTTGTTCAACTCCCCGGCTTGTTCTCCAGCTCCTAGcacttcttatttttaatcttgCTGCTGTTCTCTTCATGTACTTACTGAGGACTTTCAGGCTGAATTTATGGTGCTATTACTGCTAGGTGTGGCAATGTGGAGAACAGACTAAACGCTGTTTGCATCTTGAAGGGCATAATAACTCCTGGCACTTGACTGTGGGTTTGTTCTTTTCTATCGTTAAATCTCACATAGCTCTGCTGGTGGGGTCAGGCTCTCCCACCCTGCTTTCTGAAAGGgtggagagaaaaggagaagccAAGCGTGGTGGGATGGGATGACCTGCCTGGGTTTTCTGGGCAGGGTGAAGGGAGAGCAGAGCCAGGTGTCCTGGTTCATGTCCTGTAGGATAACCACGGAAAGCAAGGAGGAAAGAGGCATGCTGGCCACCTGTTTGCTATGTATTTTAGAAGTCTGTCTTATTTAAGACCCCAGGCTTATGCACGTCTTTCATTTCAGGTTCACCAAACACACCTCTTCAGATCCACGTGCTGGCCCTGACCTTGGGTTACTTCATCTTTGACCTGGGCTGGTGCCTGTATTTCCAGACGGAGGGGGACCTCATGCTGCTCCACCACACGCTGAGCATCTGTGGCATGATCATGGTGCTGGGGCTCGGCAAGTCTGCC is part of the Anas platyrhynchos isolate ZD024472 breed Pekin duck chromosome 25, IASCAAS_PekinDuck_T2T, whole genome shotgun sequence genome and encodes:
- the LOC101802115 gene encoding TLC domain-containing protein 5, translating into MVSIVLEVACSLLAWLSLYAACCHWHRHRSHEWSCRLVTLLHGVAVTCLSGYVALLDGPWPLTHAGSPNTPLQIHVLALTLGYFIFDLGWCLYFQTEGDLMLLHHTLSICGMIMVLGLGKSATEVNAVVFVSEITNPLLQARWFLREMGRYHTLLGEVVDFFFVLLFLVLRIVGGALIMYAMLASPQPSWLLKAGGLAMYLVSLGFLVEICHFVRRKMLKKFPSWTSLRSTNAPVKTNGHLTAH